CCTCTTCGTGATGACGAAGGGAAGATCGTTAAATGGTATGGGATTCTCTTCGATGTCAATTCATTCAAGGAGACTGAACACGCTCTTCAGATACGAGAGCATGAGCTGGTTGGAATGATCGAAACCATTCCCTCAATGCTCTGGTCAACGTCGCCGACAGGAGAAGCAACTCATGTCTCCCGAAGGATCCTTGATTATTGTGGCGTCCCCTCAGAAGAATTGGTCAAACGCCTGTGGGAGGGATTCACTCATCCAGAGGATAGGGAAGAGACTGCGGAGTCGTTCGCCAAGGCAATCAGCTCTGGAGAGTCATATAGCGCAATCCACCGCTTGCGACGCGCAGATGGAGAGTACCGGTGGCATCACTCGACGGCCGAGCCTTTGCGTGATCTCCACGGCAAGATCATTCAGTGGTATGGCCTCTCGATCGACATCGACGAGAGAAAACGAGTAGAGGATCATCTTCGCGACACGAGTATAAAACTCGCAAAGGCTTCGCGATTGGCCACCGTCGCTGAACTTGCAGCCTCGATCGCGCACGAACTGAACCAGCCACTCACGTCGATAATTGCAAATGCACAGGCGGCGAGAAGATGGTTGATCGCGACTCCCCCGAAGATAACGGAGGTGAATTCGTCGATTGAACGGACTATACGAGCAGCCCGCGCCGCGGACGAAACGATGCAACATATTCGAGCACTCTTCAAGCAGGAGTCCTCCGACAAGAAGAATGTCAACATTCCACACCTACTGCATGAAGTGGTCCGAATTGTACAAGAGGATCCCCAAAAGCGTGACCTACTCATCGAGTGCGACTTCGAAGAGCCTCTCCCAATGGTCCGTGTCGACCAGATTCAAATCCAGCAGGTCTTCATTAATCTAATCGTGAATGCTATCGAGGCCATGGAGGGACAAGAAGTGGCTCCGCTAGTCGTCCTCCGGGCGACGACGGATTCAAGCGGAATGTTAATTCAAGTGATCGATAACGGGCCTGGAGTGGATTTCCCGGACCAAATCTTCGACGCCTTTATGACGACAAAAGAGAATGGCATGGGTATAGGTTTGGCCGTGTCACGCTCGATTGTCGAAGCGCATGGCGGGCGGCTTTGGGCGGAGAATGGTCCAGATGGCGGTGCGCGGTTCAATGTAGCCCTACCGCTCCCTCCGATGAGTGAAGATCCAAGTAAAGCGAATCAATCTGGAGGCTTCTGGATTTGATGCCACCACCCCATCAAATTGCGCGATTCCGGCCGGTGGCACCTTTCGATATTCTTCTGCATCATGCCTGAATGCGCTGTCAGCAATGGACCTGGGTTTGCGGATCAAAAGTTTCGAGCACACCTCTGACAGGAACATGTAATGTACCTCGCTCCCCGGCGTTGCTAGTATCGCCGTGTCATTGGCGTTTTGCTCTCAGACGCACACCTTACGAGTTTCAACTTGAGGCTTCGCATGACCCCACATTTCCTCTCCGGACAATCTGCATTTCGGGTTGCCGTTCTTCTCCTCGCCGGCCTGCCCTGGACGCACTCTGCGGCTGCCAGACTGCAGATGTGTGGACGGCACAGGCGAAAGAAGGCACCTTTACGGTACCTCATTTCCCCTTCAGCGACGGTGAGACGCTGCCCGCCCTACACCTGCCGTCTGGGCAGCGCGCTCGCTCGCTTTGAAGGCATCAAGGCCTTCTCGGAGACAGACCAGACTGACGATCTGAAAGCGATCACAGTACCAACGCTCGTGATGCAAGGCGACGACGATCAGATTGTCCCTTACAAAGACGCTGCGCTGCTACAGGCAAAGCTGCTCAAGCATGGGACGCTCAAGATCTACCCGGGTTTTCTCACGGCATGATCACCACGAATGCCGACGTGATCAATGCGGACCTGCTGGCATTCATCCGAAGCTAAACTCCGCAGGGTACAAAGCTCATAGAGAAGTAGCGGGAAACTGGCCCGGGGCTGTCGTCGGTGTATGCAGCATTGGCTATAGTCTTCGCAGTCGTCAAGCAGGCCATGGCATTTTGCCTTGCCTGGTTGGTGATCCGGATTTAAATGGTGGAGAAGCAATCTTCTGAAACGTCAGCTTTGCGAAGCACGCAATCCAGCCTCGTGCTGCGTCTCCTCGCGGTAGATTTGGGCCAGCACGCAGAACGCAGTCAGAATGGCTGAGGCACCGAGCAGGAGCACCAAAGAGTGCCTTAACATTTGAACGCCGACAAAGGCTCCTGAAAACATCATGAAGACTGAGCCGACTCGCCGGCGCCACCTGGGATTGTTTCCTGGCGTGAGTGAAAAGTCGAAGGCCAGTGCCGCAACCGTGAGGGTAAGTACGGTTGTCGTTAGTTCTGGCACTGCGAGAAGTCTGACCGTACCGTTGCGCATCCCCATTCCCAGCGCGGTTAGGGCGATGATCCCGTAAAGAGCCGTGGAGATCTGCTGCCCTCCCCGGCTCTCGGAGTACCAAGAGACCGTCATTGCCCCGAGGAGAAGAATTGCCTCAATGGCCAAGGCGGCCGCAAGCCATATGTTTCGTCGTCTTCTGCCAAGCCAGGAATCTAATTTCCCTGCAAGAAATCCGCCAACAAGCGCGAATCCAAGAGCGGTTGCAGATCGCCCAATCGACAAACCCGGCACTCCTCCGAATGCAAAACCTAGAAAGACGACATTGCCAGTCATGTTGGCCGTGAAGACGTGCCCCATTGCCACGTAACTGCCGGCATCGACCAAGCCAGTTACGAACGTCAGGCAATAGAGAGAGCCATGAAGGATGCGTTCGCTTTTTGTGAGGGAATCCATCAAGTCTCCATTTTCAGAACTTATAGCCTGCCCAAAACGCCCAGTAGTTCAGATTGCGGCCGGGTTGTGTTTCCTTGAGAAAACGGCCCGCGTAGAAGATTCCGTAGTCTCCCTGGAACCAGAGGTGACGATTCGTCTGCCATCGTATCTCGGTGCCAGGCCTGTTTCCAACGAATCGGGCGTGGCTACCATCCGCAGCTCTGATCAG
The sequence above is a segment of the Acidicapsa acidisoli genome. Coding sequences within it:
- a CDS encoding YoaK family protein; protein product: MDSLTKSERILHGSLYCLTFVTGLVDAGSYVAMGHVFTANMTGNVVFLGFAFGGVPGLSIGRSATALGFALVGGFLAGKLDSWLGRRRRNIWLAAALAIEAILLLGAMTVSWYSESRGGQQISTALYGIIALTALGMGMRNGTVRLLAVPELTTTVLTLTVAALAFDFSLTPGNNPRWRRRVGSVFMMFSGAFVGVQMLRHSLVLLLGASAILTAFCVLAQIYREETQHEAGLRASQS